A stretch of DNA from Campylobacter concisus:
CGATTTTAGGCATTATGAGTTTTTTTGTACTTTGGTATACGATTGAGCGTATTATTTTTTATTCACGCGTTGATATAAAAGGCTACAAAAGTATCGAATCGCTTGAAGAGGCACTAACCAAAAATTTAACCACGCTTTACATTATCTACTCAAATGCGCCATATGTAGGACTTCTTGGTACAGTTGCTGGAATTATGATCACATTTTATGATATGGGTATGGCAGGCGGAATCGATACTAAAAGCATAATGGTCGGCCTCTCTCTTGCGCTAAAAGCAACTGCTTTTGGACTACTTGTGGCGATACCAACTTTGATGATTTACAATGGTTTTGTCAGAAAAGTAGATGTGATGCTAAATAGATATAAGGCTGAAAATGCGTCTAAATAAAAAAGATGGGTTAAATATTGTCCCATTTATTGATATTATGCTTGTTTTGCTTGCTATCGTGCTTAGCATTTCGACTTTTATTGCTCAAGGCAAGATAGCTATTGATCTTTCAAGTGCAAACAGTGCTGAGCAAAGCAAAGAGGACGATAAAAAGGTAAGCGTAGTAATTGATAAGGATAATAAATTTTTTATAGATGATGTAGAAATTTCTGAGAATGAACTCAAAGATAAGCTAAATGCGGTTGATATAAAGACATTGATCGAACTAAAAAGCGATAAAAATTCGAAATTTGATAGCTTTGTCAAAGTAATTGATATATTAAAAGAGAAGGGCCACGAAAATTTTGCAATCCAAACAATCTCTGAATAAAATTTCAAATTACAGCGGCTTAGCTGTTTCACTTATAGTGCATGGAGCAGCAGTATATTTTTTGCTTTCACATAATTTTGATGAGATAAAAATAGGTGAGCAAAAACCGATAAAAATAGCTCTTAATTCATTTACTCCAGTGCCGCAAGTCTCAGCACCTCAAATAGCGGAGCAAATGCTTATCCCAGAGCCAACTCCACCAGCTCCACCACCACCGCCAGAGCCACCAAAACCTGAGCCAAAGCCAGAACCAAAACCTGAACCTAAAAAGGTGGAGAAACCAAAGCGTGAAATAAAAAAGGTAGAGCCTAAAAAAGAGAAAAAAATAGAGCCAAAGCCTGAACCAGTAATTGCTCAGCCAGTGCAGCCTATTGTACCG
This window harbors:
- the exbB gene encoding TonB-system energizer ExbB, whose translation is MELIKHHIDHVIIAILGIMSFFVLWYTIERIIFYSRVDIKGYKSIESLEEALTKNLTTLYIIYSNAPYVGLLGTVAGIMITFYDMGMAGGIDTKSIMVGLSLALKATAFGLLVAIPTLMIYNGFVRKVDVMLNRYKAENASK
- the exbD gene encoding TonB system transport protein ExbD; the protein is MRLNKKDGLNIVPFIDIMLVLLAIVLSISTFIAQGKIAIDLSSANSAEQSKEDDKKVSVVIDKDNKFFIDDVEISENELKDKLNAVDIKTLIELKSDKNSKFDSFVKVIDILKEKGHENFAIQTISE
- a CDS encoding energy transducer TonB; translation: MQSKQSLNKISNYSGLAVSLIVHGAAVYFLLSHNFDEIKIGEQKPIKIALNSFTPVPQVSAPQIAEQMLIPEPTPPAPPPPPEPPKPEPKPEPKPEPKKVEKPKREIKKVEPKKEKKIEPKPEPVIAQPVQPIVPPASVNTNLPANNKSIAAAPVQNVTPELNLSNSQGDEDFTKVIIAVKRHKSYPNNARRMKHQGIVEVRFLLKQDGSIDKLKVSKSSGFESLDNGALENIQRASSEFPKPKQDRYLRFPISYTLK